From Enterococcus mundtii, the proteins below share one genomic window:
- a CDS encoding class II fructose-bisphosphate aldolase, whose product MLVTTKELFEQADKNNYAIPAANFFDLDSARTYVKTAERLKKPLILAFAQSHMNMMSLEEAALIGKFLAEKSTSPVALHLDHGQDEAIIKQAIDLGFTSVMIDASEDSFEENVRRSKAIADYAHPFGVVVEAEIGHVGAGDSLESEESDSIYTEFSEAVKFAEATGIDSLAVSIGTAHGHYTGTPKINFDVLQQLYEALAIPLVLHGGSSSGDENLEKCALNGIRKINIFTDFITASMDKIREKQPENYFDLIHDANEAIAKTLEHYFNVFHTASHE is encoded by the coding sequence ATGCTGGTTACCACAAAAGAATTATTTGAACAGGCAGATAAAAACAATTACGCGATCCCTGCTGCCAATTTCTTCGATTTAGATAGCGCAAGAACGTACGTAAAAACAGCTGAACGATTAAAGAAACCATTGATCTTGGCGTTTGCCCAGTCTCATATGAATATGATGTCGTTAGAAGAAGCCGCTTTGATTGGTAAATTCTTAGCAGAAAAAAGTACTTCACCTGTCGCCTTACATTTAGATCATGGTCAAGACGAAGCAATCATCAAGCAAGCAATCGATCTAGGATTTACTTCGGTCATGATCGACGCATCAGAAGATTCATTCGAAGAGAACGTTCGCCGATCAAAAGCGATCGCTGATTATGCTCATCCTTTCGGTGTGGTTGTTGAGGCAGAAATCGGTCACGTCGGCGCTGGAGATAGCTTGGAATCAGAGGAAAGTGACTCCATCTATACAGAATTTAGTGAAGCTGTGAAATTTGCAGAAGCAACTGGCATAGACTCATTGGCAGTATCTATCGGTACCGCCCATGGTCACTATACAGGTACACCTAAAATCAATTTCGATGTTCTACAACAGCTGTATGAGGCATTAGCTATTCCTTTAGTGTTACACGGTGGTTCTTCTTCTGGGGATGAAAATCTTGAGAAATGTGCGCTCAACGGGATTCGTAAAATCAATATCTTTACCGACTTTATCACAGCATCAATGGATAAGATCCGTGAAAAGCAACCAGAAAATTACTTTGACTTGATCCATGATGCAAACGAAGCAATCGCTAAAACTCTAGAGCATTATTTTAATGTCTTCCACACAGCTTCTCATGAATAA
- a CDS encoding PTS sugar transporter subunit IIA, with amino-acid sequence MFFDHQLALLNQSFATKEEALQKLSEELRKKQCVTDDFYQNIIRREEVFPTGLAINGIGVAIPHTDSQYVNESQVAFMSLKKPLPFIEMGTNDKEIDVSLLFMLALKEPHEQLEMLQQLIEMFQKPGVLEELLTLTTETEYLAIIKKYGLH; translated from the coding sequence TTGTTTTTTGATCATCAACTTGCGTTATTGAATCAATCATTCGCAACGAAAGAAGAAGCGTTGCAAAAGCTATCAGAAGAACTACGAAAGAAACAATGTGTCACGGATGATTTCTATCAAAATATTATTCGACGTGAGGAAGTATTTCCGACAGGTTTAGCCATTAACGGTATAGGCGTTGCGATTCCACATACAGATAGCCAGTATGTCAATGAATCACAAGTGGCGTTCATGTCACTCAAAAAACCATTACCATTTATTGAAATGGGCACAAACGACAAAGAAATAGATGTTTCATTGTTGTTCATGCTTGCGTTGAAAGAACCTCATGAACAGTTGGAAATGTTGCAACAATTGATTGAGATGTTCCAGAAACCTGGCGTTTTAGAGGAACTCTTAACACTCACTACAGAAACAGAATATCTAGCGATTATCAAAAAATATGGCTTACATTAA
- a CDS encoding triose-phosphate isomerase → MQKRTLRTPFFVVNPKAYLYGDQALALAKVADELSAKHDIDILFTVQHVDAARIKNETDHLFITVQHLDGLQVGRGMGYILPEAVAKAGVTATFLNHAEHPMTVNELTKAVKRADELGILTIVCADSIEEAQAVATLHPDVMVCEPTELIGTGQSSDISYMKATNDAVRAINPDIQLLQAAGISTVEDVEKALLSGADGTGGTSGIVAADDPAQTLTNMIQKVAELKKELK, encoded by the coding sequence ATGCAAAAAAGAACCTTACGTACCCCATTCTTTGTTGTTAATCCAAAAGCTTATTTATATGGCGACCAAGCACTTGCCTTAGCCAAGGTAGCAGATGAACTATCTGCTAAACACGATATTGACATTTTATTCACTGTCCAGCATGTCGATGCTGCCCGAATCAAAAACGAAACTGATCATTTATTCATTACTGTTCAACATTTAGACGGGCTTCAAGTAGGACGTGGCATGGGATATATTCTTCCTGAAGCAGTTGCTAAAGCTGGGGTTACTGCTACGTTTTTAAATCATGCGGAACATCCAATGACTGTGAACGAACTGACAAAAGCAGTAAAACGTGCAGATGAATTAGGCATCCTTACGATCGTTTGTGCAGATTCCATTGAAGAAGCACAAGCAGTGGCAACACTTCATCCTGATGTGATGGTCTGTGAACCGACGGAGTTGATTGGCACTGGTCAATCCAGTGATATTTCTTACATGAAAGCAACCAATGATGCGGTTCGCGCAATCAATCCAGACATCCAGCTCTTACAAGCAGCGGGGATTTCTACTGTTGAAGATGTAGAAAAAGCGTTATTATCCGGTGCAGATGGTACTGGGGGAACAAGCGGTATAGTGGCGGCTGACGACCCTGCTCAAACATTGACGAATATGATCCAGAAAGTAGCAGAACTAAAAAAGGAGCTTAAATAG
- a CDS encoding PTS galactitol transporter subunit IIC produces MLDALQWFVDLGSIVVLPILIFIFGIILGTKPGKAFTSALTVGVGFVGLNLVIDLLGNSLGPAAQHMVERLGLNLTTIDVGWPAAAAISYGTILGSLAIPIGVVLNIVLILLGLTKVLNVDIWNIWHAAFISSLIFALTGDFAMGIAATVIYLMMILLMGDILGPIINKFYGFPNITFPHGTAAPGFVFALPMNWIFDRIPGLKDWKADPETIQKKFGVFGDSTVMGFLIGLVMGILAGYDVAGTGQLAVQTGAVMVIMPKMVALLMEGLTPISEAANEFVKKRFPGRELYIGMDAALSVGHPAVLSSSLLLVPITILLAVILPGNTTLPFGDLATIPFLICLMAAVFAGNIIRTVIAGTLYMVSILYITSWVAPLVTTAARSANFDLQGNSTITAMAEGGLWTTWMYVGLTKVLSWGGLAIIGAVVLFGLIYVNKILPKKQAAKTAE; encoded by the coding sequence ATGTTAGACGCATTACAGTGGTTTGTTGATTTAGGTTCGATTGTTGTCCTTCCTATCCTTATCTTTATTTTCGGAATCATTTTAGGAACAAAACCAGGAAAAGCATTTACTTCGGCGTTGACAGTTGGTGTTGGTTTTGTCGGATTGAATCTAGTAATTGACTTACTAGGAAACAGCTTGGGACCAGCGGCACAGCACATGGTTGAGCGTTTAGGGTTAAACTTGACCACGATCGATGTCGGTTGGCCAGCAGCCGCAGCGATTTCTTATGGAACGATTTTGGGGAGTCTCGCTATTCCAATCGGTGTGGTATTGAATATCGTACTGATTTTACTCGGCTTGACGAAAGTATTGAATGTTGATATCTGGAATATCTGGCATGCTGCATTTATTTCTTCACTTATTTTTGCTTTGACCGGTGATTTCGCTATGGGAATCGCTGCAACGGTGATTTATTTGATGATGATCCTTTTGATGGGCGATATTTTAGGTCCGATTATCAACAAATTTTATGGATTCCCGAATATTACGTTCCCTCATGGAACAGCAGCTCCAGGATTTGTCTTTGCATTACCAATGAACTGGATTTTTGACCGTATTCCAGGATTGAAAGATTGGAAAGCTGACCCAGAAACGATTCAAAAGAAATTCGGTGTTTTTGGTGATTCAACTGTAATGGGCTTTCTGATTGGTTTGGTGATGGGGATTTTAGCTGGCTATGATGTTGCAGGTACTGGTCAATTGGCGGTTCAAACTGGAGCAGTTATGGTGATCATGCCTAAAATGGTTGCTTTATTAATGGAAGGGCTTACTCCAATATCAGAAGCTGCCAATGAATTTGTCAAAAAACGTTTCCCAGGAAGAGAACTTTATATCGGAATGGATGCTGCGTTATCTGTAGGTCATCCAGCTGTTCTTTCTTCTTCCTTATTACTCGTGCCGATTACGATCTTATTAGCGGTTATCCTACCCGGCAATACAACTTTGCCTTTTGGTGACTTAGCAACGATTCCATTCTTGATCTGTTTGATGGCTGCAGTCTTTGCAGGAAACATTATTCGAACAGTAATCGCTGGAACACTCTATATGGTAAGTATTCTTTACATCACATCTTGGGTTGCCCCACTAGTCACAACAGCTGCTCGTTCGGCAAACTTTGATTTACAAGGAAACTCAACGATTACTGCGATGGCAGAAGGCGGTCTTTGGACCACTTGGATGTATGTCGGACTAACAAAAGTTTTAAGCTGGGGTGGTTTAGCGATCATCGGTGCAGTTGTTCTTTTCGGATTGATCTACGTCAACAAAATTTTACCAAAAAAACAAGCAGCTAAAACAGCTGAATAG
- a CDS encoding PTS sugar transporter subunit IIB: MKKLLIMCGTGVATSTVVTNKVKEWLKEKGLTEQVKLYQSKVADEMNKIDEYDIVVSTTVVPDSIKDRVIMGLPLLTGIGTEAMYAEIEKKINE; encoded by the coding sequence ATGAAAAAATTATTGATTATGTGTGGTACAGGTGTTGCAACTTCTACCGTTGTAACGAACAAAGTAAAAGAATGGTTAAAAGAAAAAGGGCTAACGGAGCAAGTAAAGTTGTATCAATCAAAAGTAGCCGACGAAATGAATAAAATCGATGAATATGACATTGTTGTCAGTACGACAGTCGTGCCAGATTCAATCAAAGATCGTGTCATTATGGGTCTGCCTTTGTTGACAGGTATCGGTACCGAAGCGATGTATGCTGAAATCGAGAAGAAAATCAACGAATAA